In Bacillus toyonensis BCT-7112, a single window of DNA contains:
- a CDS encoding GNAT family N-acetyltransferase, protein MIREATKRDVAYILDIYNDAILYTTAVYAYKPVTLENRIDWYEQKKADGYPIFVYELDNKVVGFATFGSFRAWPAYKYSIEHSVYVDKEYRKNGIGSSLMEKLIATAKEREYMTLIAGIDAENEKSIALHQNYGFVHAGTIQKAGYKFNRWLDLAFYQLELNGPENPIED, encoded by the coding sequence ATGATCAGGGAAGCAACGAAAAGAGATGTAGCATATATTTTAGACATTTATAACGATGCGATACTTTATACAACAGCTGTATATGCATATAAACCTGTAACCCTTGAAAATAGAATAGATTGGTATGAACAAAAAAAGGCTGATGGCTATCCAATTTTCGTATACGAACTAGATAATAAAGTAGTAGGATTTGCGACATTCGGCTCATTTAGAGCGTGGCCTGCTTACAAATATTCAATTGAACATTCTGTGTATGTTGATAAGGAATATAGAAAAAATGGAATTGGCTCCTCTTTGATGGAAAAATTAATCGCAACCGCAAAAGAAAGAGAATATATGACCTTAATTGCTGGAATCGATGCGGAAAACGAGAAAAGTATAGCCTTGCATCAAAATTATGGATTTGTTCATGCCGGAACAATACAAAAAGCTGGTTATAAGTTTAATAGATGGCTAGATTTAGCCTTTTATCAATTGGAGCTTAACGGGCCTGAAAATCCTATAGAAGATTAG
- a CDS encoding DNA topology modulation protein, which yields MKKIILIGSGGSGKSTLAKQLGNKLNIKVHHLDALFWKANWEGVPREEQRKVQKNLIKEEEWIIDGNYGGTMDLRLNAADTIIFLDIHRTICVYRAFKRIVQYRNKTRPDMGAGCEERLDLQFFKWIWEYPNKKKPAILKKLDQLSKGKEVIILKSPNEVKRFLKKYDK from the coding sequence ATGAAAAAAATCATATTAATTGGTTCTGGTGGTTCAGGAAAATCTACATTAGCAAAGCAGTTAGGAAATAAACTAAATATTAAGGTGCATCATCTTGATGCATTGTTTTGGAAAGCGAACTGGGAAGGTGTTCCTCGAGAAGAACAAAGAAAAGTTCAAAAAAACTTAATTAAAGAAGAAGAGTGGATTATTGATGGGAATTATGGCGGGACGATGGATTTAAGACTGAATGCAGCGGATACAATTATCTTTCTTGATATTCATAGAACGATTTGTGTTTATCGTGCTTTTAAAAGAATTGTACAATATCGAAATAAAACAAGACCGGATATGGGTGCCGGATGTGAAGAAAGACTAGATTTACAATTCTTTAAATGGATATGGGAGTATCCGAATAAGAAAAAACCTGCCATTTTAAAAAAACTAGATCAATTAAGTAAAGGAAAAGAAGTGATTATTTTAAAATCTCCAAATGAAGTGAAACGGTTTTTGAAGAAGTACGATAAGTAG
- a CDS encoding DUF952 domain-containing protein, giving the protein MITKVITKRKWEIAKTTGEIHEESLIKEGFIHCSLFEQALKVAEKHFFHEEEVLLLTINPSLVKAEIKYELASNGQEYPHVYGVINVESIVGVIPFPKEKGEFILPEVQS; this is encoded by the coding sequence ATGATTACAAAAGTAATAACAAAAAGAAAATGGGAAATCGCAAAAACAACTGGAGAAATTCATGAAGAGTCACTTATAAAAGAGGGGTTTATTCATTGTTCATTATTTGAACAAGCTTTAAAGGTTGCAGAAAAACATTTCTTTCATGAAGAAGAGGTTTTATTACTTACAATAAATCCATCCTTGGTAAAAGCAGAAATAAAATATGAACTTGCTTCAAATGGTCAAGAATACCCGCATGTATATGGAGTAATCAATGTTGAGTCGATTGTAGGGGTTATCCCATTTCCTAAAGAAAAAGGAGAGTTTATATTACCAGAGGTACAAAGTTAA
- a CDS encoding macrolide family glycosyltransferase, whose translation MARILFINAGSEGHINPTLQVVEELISRGEEVVYFSIEAFRERIEKTGATVRTIDDQKFIQAFLSGGRNYLQERINGLLHTADIVIPSVLEQIEGEYFDYMIHDSMFGCGHLIAQILNLPAINSCTSFAQDEKSFKQMLDHLSKNIPVEVQNRIYNDFQNLTREIAGKYGVEINSPYEVFCNPAPLTIVYTIKEFQPFGNTFNETFKFVGPSISAQGENEDFDYTSIEEQSLIYISLGTVFNEAINFYKLCMKAFENSKHTIVMSIGSKTKISDLGDIPKNFIVKNYVPQTELLTYTKLFITHGGMNSTHEGLYNGVPLVVIPQNADQPVIAKRVESLGAGVKLQMQGLTADKLSKSVEIVLSNPSYKEAALNLKESLRKSGGYTQAVDEVFKFTGRY comes from the coding sequence ATGGCACGTATTTTATTCATTAACGCTGGATCAGAAGGACATATAAATCCAACATTACAAGTTGTAGAAGAACTGATTTCTCGCGGTGAAGAGGTCGTTTATTTTTCAATAGAGGCTTTCAGGGAGCGTATTGAGAAGACAGGTGCTACTGTACGAACAATAGATGATCAAAAATTTATACAAGCATTTCTTTCCGGTGGTCGAAATTATTTACAGGAAAGAATAAACGGCCTTCTACATACAGCAGATATTGTAATACCTAGTGTTTTAGAGCAAATTGAAGGAGAATATTTTGATTACATGATCCACGATTCTATGTTTGGCTGTGGTCATTTAATTGCCCAAATTCTTAATCTTCCGGCCATAAATTCCTGTACATCTTTTGCGCAGGATGAAAAATCATTTAAACAAATGTTAGACCATCTTTCTAAAAATATCCCAGTGGAAGTGCAGAATAGAATATATAATGATTTTCAAAACTTAACTAGAGAAATTGCAGGGAAATATGGTGTTGAAATAAATTCACCGTATGAAGTTTTCTGTAATCCAGCACCGCTTACTATTGTGTATACGATTAAGGAGTTCCAACCTTTTGGTAATACGTTTAATGAAACATTTAAATTTGTAGGTCCATCTATTTCTGCACAAGGGGAAAATGAAGATTTTGATTATACTTCAATTGAAGAACAAAGCCTGATTTACATTTCACTAGGTACTGTTTTTAATGAAGCAATTAATTTTTATAAACTTTGTATGAAGGCATTCGAAAATAGTAAACATACAATTGTTATGTCTATTGGTAGTAAAACGAAAATAAGTGATTTAGGTGATATTCCTAAAAACTTCATTGTGAAAAACTATGTACCGCAAACTGAACTACTTACATATACAAAATTATTTATTACACATGGCGGGATGAACAGTACGCATGAAGGACTATATAACGGAGTTCCACTCGTTGTAATTCCGCAAAATGCAGATCAGCCAGTAATCGCAAAGCGAGTAGAGAGTCTCGGAGCAGGAGTTAAATTGCAAATGCAAGGATTAACTGCGGATAAACTTAGTAAAAGTGTAGAAATAGTATTAAGTAATCCATCATATAAAGAAGCTGCTTTGAATTTGAAGGAGTCTCTCCGAAAATCAGGTGGGTATACGCAAGCAGTTGATGAAGTTTTTAAATTTACTGGCCGGTATTAA
- a CDS encoding class I SAM-dependent methyltransferase gives MKDAVKDTYDKLASTYKENIDLANPYNSYYERPAMMEIIPRELEGKRILDAGCAAGWYTSQFVGRGANVTAIDISPEMVKAVKESMGEKATFLCHDLQETLPFENNTYDIIVSSLTLHYLENWTQVFQEFQRVLKPGGELIYSVHHPFMDFTKFTCEDYFEKQLLVDTWVKPNITIEVSFFRRSLQDIINETTNYFVLEKIVEPKPIEKMREVDRKSYHYLSTNPHFLIMKASNK, from the coding sequence ATGAAAGACGCAGTCAAAGATACGTATGATAAATTAGCGAGTACATATAAAGAAAATATAGATTTGGCAAATCCATATAATAGTTATTATGAAAGACCTGCGATGATGGAGATTATTCCAAGGGAACTAGAAGGGAAGAGAATACTAGATGCTGGATGTGCCGCTGGATGGTATACTTCTCAATTCGTAGGAAGAGGGGCTAACGTTACAGCAATTGACATAAGTCCTGAAATGGTAAAAGCCGTAAAAGAAAGTATGGGAGAAAAAGCAACGTTCCTTTGTCACGATTTGCAAGAAACATTGCCATTTGAAAATAATACGTATGATATCATTGTAAGTTCGTTAACTCTTCATTACTTAGAAAATTGGACGCAAGTATTTCAAGAGTTTCAGCGCGTATTGAAGCCGGGTGGAGAACTTATATATTCCGTTCATCATCCTTTTATGGATTTCACAAAGTTTACATGTGAAGATTATTTTGAAAAACAATTATTAGTAGATACTTGGGTTAAACCAAATATTACAATAGAAGTTAGTTTTTTTAGGAGGTCGCTCCAAGACATAATCAATGAAACAACAAACTATTTTGTATTAGAAAAAATAGTGGAACCGAAGCCGATTGAAAAGATGAGAGAAGTAGACAGAAAATCATATCATTATTTAAGTACAAATCCACATTTTCTTATTATGAAAGCAAGTAATAAATAG
- a CDS encoding phosphotransferase enzyme family protein, with translation MEDILEIAKFWFEDEDITTIEVQPNVTKIYCNNKAYILKEKGSIKHFLVELNVLEQLDEKGVKVQKLVKMRNDERYVFYKEKYYCLYEYIGGSVLEIKDTEKLKELGSTIGEKIANLHQALYSMNSANELIKRELYKVVYKWALPILEKNASVHRNVVRKMDQIRTVLKETVHPLPKQIIHRDMHLSNVIFHDNEFQGFIDFELLESNVRVFDLCYCCTSILSELFSDETGRGKWLHIVSKIFEGYYKQSILTREELQSIWYVMLSIQVIFITYFVQLPNLLKLNEEMFFWIFANKEDIEESIVRTV, from the coding sequence ATGGAGGATATATTAGAAATTGCAAAGTTTTGGTTTGAAGATGAAGATATCACAACTATTGAAGTTCAACCAAACGTAACGAAGATTTACTGTAATAATAAAGCGTATATTTTAAAGGAAAAGGGATCGATAAAACATTTTCTAGTTGAACTAAATGTATTAGAACAGCTTGATGAAAAAGGAGTTAAAGTACAAAAACTAGTAAAAATGAGAAATGATGAAAGGTACGTATTTTATAAAGAGAAGTATTATTGTTTGTACGAATATATTGGTGGAAGTGTACTAGAAATAAAAGATACAGAAAAGCTAAAAGAGCTAGGAAGTACAATTGGAGAGAAGATAGCTAATTTACATCAAGCACTATATTCAATGAATAGTGCTAACGAGTTAATAAAAAGAGAATTGTATAAAGTGGTATACAAATGGGCCTTACCAATTTTAGAAAAGAATGCATCTGTCCATCGGAATGTCGTTCGAAAAATGGATCAAATACGTACAGTTTTGAAGGAAACGGTTCACCCACTACCAAAACAAATTATTCATCGTGATATGCACTTATCGAATGTGATTTTTCATGACAATGAATTTCAAGGATTTATAGATTTTGAACTTTTAGAAAGCAATGTAAGAGTATTCGATTTATGCTACTGCTGTACAAGTATATTAAGTGAGCTATTTAGTGATGAAACAGGAAGAGGGAAATGGTTACATATTGTCAGCAAAATCTTTGAAGGATATTATAAACAAAGCATTTTAACGAGAGAAGAACTACAATCTATTTGGTATGTCATGCTTTCTATTCAAGTTATCTTTATTACTTATTTTGTTCAGTTACCAAATTTATTAAAGTTGAATGAAGAGATGTTCTTCTGGATTTTTGCAAATAAGGAAGATATTGAAGAATCTATAGTAAGGACCGTATGA
- a CDS encoding PadR family transcriptional regulator, with product MDTLLNSLITELRRGTLTLAVLSQLRTPQYGYSLVQLLEQSGITIDQSTLYPLLRRLEKQKLVTSSWDKTESRPRKYYVLSEYGLEIFLQLKKEWIKDSKELYNLLKEEDENEFD from the coding sequence ATGGATACTTTATTAAATTCATTAATTACTGAGTTAAGAAGAGGGACATTGACATTAGCGGTTTTAAGTCAATTAAGAACGCCGCAGTATGGATATTCACTTGTCCAATTATTGGAGCAATCAGGGATTACAATTGATCAAAGTACTTTATATCCACTACTTCGTCGATTAGAAAAGCAGAAACTAGTTACGAGTAGTTGGGATAAAACGGAGAGTAGACCTCGTAAGTATTATGTTTTAAGTGAATATGGACTAGAGATATTTTTACAATTGAAAAAGGAGTGGATAAAGGATTCGAAAGAACTTTATAACCTATTAAAGGAGGAGGACGAGAATGAGTTTGATTGA
- a CDS encoding HAAS signaling domain-containing protein, translating to MSLIDMYVQEVAKRLPEKNREDITLELRSTIEDMLPDDYNEDDVKSVLEKLGSPVSLANGYLDRPMHLIGPRYFDVYTTLLKMIIPIAAVIALIAMVAESFIGYTGNQVVLDVILKLIGKGIGEIVEVGLHVFFWLTLVFAVLERTDKEKDPHPLTTSLKKWTPDDLKNISYIPKKKAISKFEVFGGLMWTAIWATLYFYANHLVGVYNGTENGLKFIAPTFNQDVLLQYWPIILVMIVFEVAISLYKLVQGQWTKRLAIGNGILQVVGTIVFIVIVVNPHIFNEGFITYLANVFTISPEGFKTWLVGGGIIIYTLSAAINIFDGFRKASIRMWK from the coding sequence ATGAGTTTGATTGATATGTACGTCCAAGAAGTGGCGAAGAGATTACCTGAAAAAAATCGTGAAGATATTACGCTTGAGCTACGGTCGACAATAGAGGATATGTTACCAGACGATTATAATGAAGATGATGTGAAGAGCGTTCTCGAAAAATTGGGAAGTCCGGTTTCATTGGCTAATGGGTATTTGGATAGACCGATGCATTTAATTGGACCACGTTATTTTGATGTATATACGACGTTATTAAAAATGATTATACCAATTGCAGCTGTTATCGCACTCATTGCAATGGTTGCAGAAAGTTTTATAGGCTATACTGGTAATCAAGTAGTATTAGATGTTATTTTAAAATTGATAGGTAAAGGCATTGGGGAAATTGTTGAAGTAGGCCTCCATGTGTTTTTCTGGTTGACACTTGTATTTGCTGTTTTAGAAAGAACTGATAAAGAAAAGGATCCACACCCATTAACAACAAGTTTAAAAAAATGGACGCCAGATGATTTGAAAAATATCTCGTATATCCCGAAGAAAAAGGCAATCTCAAAGTTTGAAGTTTTTGGAGGTTTAATGTGGACAGCAATATGGGCTACCCTTTACTTTTATGCGAACCATCTTGTAGGCGTATATAATGGTACGGAAAACGGACTGAAGTTTATCGCGCCAACGTTTAATCAAGATGTTTTACTTCAATATTGGCCAATTATTTTGGTTATGATCGTTTTTGAAGTAGCTATATCTCTTTATAAGTTAGTACAAGGACAATGGACGAAAAGATTGGCAATCGGAAATGGTATTCTTCAAGTAGTCGGAACGATAGTATTCATTGTAATTGTAGTAAATCCACATATATTTAACGAAGGATTTATTACGTATTTGGCAAATGTGTTTACTATTTCCCCAGAAGGATTTAAAACGTGGTTAGTTGGCGGTGGAATTATCATTTATACGTTGTCCGCTGCGATTAATATATTTGATGGTTTCCGAAAAGCAAGTATTCGTATGTGGAAATAA
- a CDS encoding DUF2809 domain-containing protein: protein MNIKRNQLLYVMFTIVVIMLGLSSRKFAFALPHLLNDYLGDALWALMIFVGFGFLFPKIETKKLAFMSLIFCYGIEISQLYHAPWIDNIRATTIGGLVLGYGFLWSDVVAYTIGVGIGMLCEFMLRKK from the coding sequence ATGAATATAAAACGAAATCAATTACTATATGTAATGTTTACTATAGTCGTTATTATGTTAGGTCTTAGTTCTAGAAAATTTGCTTTTGCGTTACCTCATTTATTAAATGATTACTTAGGTGATGCTTTATGGGCATTAATGATTTTCGTTGGATTCGGATTTTTGTTTCCTAAAATAGAAACGAAGAAATTAGCTTTTATGAGTTTAATATTTTGCTACGGGATTGAAATTAGCCAATTGTACCATGCACCTTGGATTGATAATATTCGTGCAACGACTATAGGGGGACTCGTTTTAGGTTACGGATTTTTGTGGAGTGATGTAGTTGCTTATACAATTGGTGTTGGGATAGGAATGCTTTGTGAATTTATGTTACGGAAGAAATAA
- a CDS encoding formylglycine-generating enzyme family protein codes for MNTFIRSIDSNMMEIPAGEVVLRDDRIKKEWQVQIKPFLLAKYAVTMEIYNAITNPTLNNDKDSNKPIVNISWNDTIAFCNLLSKQAGLTAYYSISDDGKKVSCNIESDGYRLPYEAEWQYACKAGTTGYTYGELQKIAWYNENSIGQIHDVGKKEPNAWGLYDMLGNVWEWCYDLYDEKVYGSYRIFRGGSWAEAARGCGATCRRRSHPTFHIDDLGFRLARSIEQENDT; via the coding sequence TTGAATACATTCATTCGCTCGATTGATTCTAATATGATGGAAATTCCAGCAGGAGAGGTAGTATTAAGAGATGATCGAATAAAAAAAGAATGGCAAGTTCAAATAAAACCATTCCTTCTTGCAAAGTATGCTGTAACAATGGAAATATATAATGCCATTACAAATCCTACATTAAATAATGATAAAGATAGTAATAAACCAATTGTAAATATTTCATGGAATGATACAATTGCTTTTTGTAATTTACTTTCTAAACAAGCGGGATTAACAGCGTATTATTCTATTAGTGATGATGGAAAAAAGGTTAGTTGTAATATAGAATCTGACGGCTACCGATTGCCATATGAGGCAGAGTGGCAATACGCATGTAAAGCAGGTACGACGGGATATACATATGGGGAACTTCAGAAAATAGCGTGGTATAATGAAAATTCAATTGGACAAATTCATGACGTCGGTAAAAAAGAGCCGAATGCATGGGGACTTTATGATATGTTAGGAAACGTTTGGGAATGGTGCTATGATTTGTATGATGAAAAAGTGTACGGATCGTACCGAATTTTTCGTGGTGGTAGTTGGGCTGAAGCAGCTAGAGGTTGCGGTGCGACTTGTCGCCGTCGTAGCCATCCTACATTTCATATAGACGATCTCGGTTTTAGGCTTGCTAGGTCAATTGAGCAGGAAAATGATACATAA
- a CDS encoding MmcQ/YjbR family DNA-binding protein encodes MNATRAYCLSKRKATEDSPNGWSATCMRLNNKIFAIVNHEEGEKAAITLKCDPEFALRIREDYPDTIIPGYHMNKKHWNTVYIHKGVEQEQINKMIDWSYELVLQSFSKKKQQELMD; translated from the coding sequence ATGAATGCAACGAGAGCATATTGTCTATCAAAAAGAAAAGCGACAGAGGATTCTCCAAATGGCTGGAGTGCAACATGTATGAGACTCAATAATAAAATATTTGCGATAGTGAACCATGAAGAAGGTGAAAAAGCTGCGATTACATTAAAATGTGATCCTGAGTTCGCTTTACGAATAAGAGAAGATTATCCAGACACAATAATTCCAGGGTATCATATGAATAAGAAACATTGGAATACAGTGTATATACATAAGGGAGTAGAACAGGAGCAAATTAATAAAATGATCGATTGGTCGTATGAGTTAGTACTACAATCATTTTCAAAGAAAAAGCAGCAAGAGTTAATGGATTAA
- a CDS encoding HelD family protein — protein sequence MSNIFEDELQKMRDTLHTMDDQLEQLEKIPVYYGEDFKEQILESMRESNRQNLRIGVEEPYFGRLDFQEDGKEQVMPIYIGKVGVSDKDTMKPIVIDWRAPVASMFYSFTGGEELAFYQSPDGLVEGDVYLKRNISIRKRELERVVDTYVKGNEDVSHADDFLLYRLGENKDNKLKDIVSTIQSEQNDIIRAERNLPLLIQGVAGSGKTTIALHRLAFLIYEYREQLEAERMIVFAPNSLFLDYISSVLPELGVGNISQTTFPDWALRTLDDSVKLKQTEEKLKEAFSINRDESKVMLGKLKGTLEFKAFIEERMIQFENDLVPTKDFEAWDKAIIPVEDIKKWMQVEYKHYPLKKRRERLVGRMKRWIEIELKKFGETNEKKLLKKEATKRLNTYMKFWPKMSALSLYSSILKSKEILEVLPEELVKETEKSCRKKEVYVEDLPALIYIHHRITGIEIGQKFHHVVIDEAQDFSPFQVYVLKEITLGNSFTILGDLSQAIYDYQGIEDWNAFKEVFQETGYFELTRSYRSTKEIIEFANEIIKNAEIPVGLATPVFRSGEDVKVIHAEDQFTEVLKTIKHLQNEDVKTIAVIGRTDDECHDMYEKLTNAGLTVNVIEANQSKYEGGISVVPVYLAKGLEFDAVILMDVDEDHYKNTKHDAKLLYVACTRSLHDLWIFHSGEASPLIKGLK from the coding sequence ATGAGCAACATATTTGAAGATGAGTTACAAAAAATGAGGGATACTTTACATACGATGGATGATCAATTAGAACAGCTTGAAAAAATCCCGGTTTATTATGGAGAAGATTTTAAAGAGCAAATTCTTGAAAGCATGAGGGAGTCAAATAGACAGAACTTACGTATCGGTGTGGAAGAGCCGTATTTTGGAAGACTAGACTTTCAAGAGGATGGAAAAGAACAAGTTATGCCGATTTATATCGGTAAAGTAGGTGTTTCAGATAAGGACACGATGAAACCAATTGTTATCGATTGGCGAGCGCCTGTCGCAAGTATGTTTTATTCATTTACCGGTGGAGAAGAACTAGCGTTTTATCAATCACCAGATGGGTTAGTTGAAGGTGATGTGTATTTAAAACGAAACATTTCCATTCGTAAAAGAGAACTTGAACGTGTTGTTGATACATATGTGAAAGGAAATGAAGATGTATCGCATGCCGATGATTTTCTTCTATATCGATTAGGTGAGAATAAAGATAATAAACTAAAGGATATTGTTTCAACGATTCAATCGGAACAAAATGATATTATTCGAGCGGAAAGAAATTTACCATTACTTATTCAAGGGGTTGCAGGGAGCGGAAAGACAACAATCGCTTTACATCGCCTTGCTTTTTTAATTTATGAATACCGTGAACAGTTAGAGGCAGAAAGAATGATTGTATTTGCTCCGAACAGCTTGTTTTTAGATTATATTTCGAGTGTACTGCCTGAATTAGGGGTAGGGAATATTAGTCAAACAACGTTTCCAGATTGGGCATTGCGTACGTTAGATGATTCAGTGAAACTAAAGCAAACAGAAGAGAAATTGAAAGAAGCATTTTCAATTAATCGTGATGAAAGTAAGGTAATGCTCGGTAAATTAAAGGGTACACTGGAATTTAAGGCGTTTATTGAAGAGAGAATGATTCAATTTGAAAATGACTTAGTTCCGACAAAGGATTTTGAGGCGTGGGATAAAGCGATTATTCCAGTAGAAGACATTAAAAAATGGATGCAAGTTGAATATAAACATTATCCACTAAAGAAAAGAAGAGAACGTTTAGTAGGCCGCATGAAGCGCTGGATTGAAATTGAACTTAAAAAGTTTGGGGAAACGAACGAGAAAAAATTGCTCAAAAAAGAAGCGACTAAGAGATTGAACACATATATGAAGTTTTGGCCAAAAATGAGTGCTCTTTCACTGTATAGTTCAATATTGAAAAGTAAAGAAATACTCGAAGTTTTACCTGAAGAACTTGTTAAAGAAACAGAAAAGAGTTGTCGTAAAAAAGAAGTGTATGTAGAAGATTTACCTGCCTTAATTTACATCCATCATCGCATAACAGGTATTGAAATCGGTCAGAAGTTTCATCATGTCGTTATTGATGAAGCGCAAGATTTTTCGCCATTTCAAGTGTATGTATTAAAAGAAATTACACTAGGTAATTCTTTCACTATATTAGGTGATTTATCGCAAGCGATTTATGATTACCAAGGAATTGAAGATTGGAACGCATTTAAGGAAGTATTCCAAGAAACAGGTTATTTTGAATTGACTAGAAGTTATCGTTCTACAAAAGAAATTATTGAATTCGCAAATGAAATAATTAAAAATGCAGAAATACCAGTGGGGCTCGCAACACCAGTTTTCCGTAGCGGTGAAGACGTAAAAGTAATCCATGCAGAAGATCAATTCACTGAAGTTTTGAAGACAATAAAGCATTTGCAAAATGAAGATGTAAAAACAATTGCAGTAATAGGTAGAACAGATGATGAATGCCACGATATGTATGAGAAATTAACGAATGCAGGATTGACGGTAAATGTCATTGAAGCAAATCAAAGTAAATATGAAGGTGGTATTTCAGTAGTACCTGTATATTTAGCGAAAGGTTTAGAATTTGACGCTGTAATTCTAATGGATGTTGATGAAGACCATTATAAAAATACAAAGCATGATGCGAAATTACTGTATGTCGCATGTACGAGATCACTGCATGATTTATGGATTTTCCATAGCGGTGAAGCGTCGCCTTTAATTAAAGGATTAAAATAA
- a CDS encoding serine hydrolase, producing METVIQKMKEIQVGHVGVAIYSTKNECIIISYNSELYIPLASAAKVVIGFVAAQMVKENKRNWNDILHHIKFHPHEDSAQLYPHLQGRSTLTLSKAVEVMIACHDSYIAHSVVKHCGGWDAVKINAQTYFSKIYIQENARDEKNVGELNQVLSLLVHIFQGYKVEPAVWEPIINGMVRQQGDYESIPYFHLAHMTGGLPTATINIGIMGMFNEFPFLYVIGGKDLPERVYNIEVDETIATALKYIYKAYSESMLGVSD from the coding sequence ATGGAAACTGTCATTCAAAAAATGAAAGAGATACAAGTTGGTCATGTAGGAGTAGCTATTTATTCTACAAAAAACGAATGTATAATTATTTCATATAATAGTGAATTATATATTCCATTAGCATCGGCAGCAAAAGTAGTAATTGGATTTGTAGCAGCACAAATGGTGAAGGAAAATAAACGTAATTGGAATGATATACTTCATCACATTAAATTTCATCCACATGAAGATAGTGCACAGTTATATCCGCATCTACAAGGAAGAAGTACTTTAACACTTAGTAAAGCAGTAGAAGTGATGATAGCTTGTCACGACAGTTATATTGCTCACTCGGTTGTAAAGCACTGCGGTGGATGGGATGCTGTGAAAATAAATGCTCAAACGTATTTTTCAAAAATTTATATACAAGAGAATGCTAGAGATGAGAAAAATGTTGGAGAATTAAATCAAGTTCTTTCGCTTTTAGTACATATTTTTCAAGGCTATAAAGTAGAACCAGCAGTATGGGAACCAATTATCAATGGAATGGTAAGACAACAAGGGGATTATGAAAGTATACCGTATTTTCATTTAGCTCATATGACAGGTGGATTGCCCACAGCTACAATAAATATTGGTATAATGGGAATGTTTAACGAATTCCCGTTTCTTTATGTAATTGGGGGAAAAGATTTACCCGAGCGAGTTTATAATATAGAGGTTGATGAAACTATTGCAACAGCTTTGAAATACATTTACAAAGCATATAGTGAAAGCATGCTAGGAGTGAGCGATTGA
- a CDS encoding GNAT family N-acetyltransferase encodes MKHIENGTRNEGEYIRNKVIQYNMSILTDEVKQPMEQVSLVVKDEEGKIFGGVTGTMYFYHLHIDFLWVDESVRHDGYGSQLIHKIEDIAKEKGCRLILLDSFSFQAPEFYKKHGYREYGVVEDHPKGYSQHFLEKRL; translated from the coding sequence ATGAAACACATAGAGAATGGTACTCGTAATGAAGGAGAATACATTAGAAATAAAGTCATTCAATATAATATGTCCATCTTAACAGATGAAGTAAAGCAGCCGATGGAACAAGTAAGCCTTGTAGTGAAAGATGAGGAAGGAAAAATCTTTGGCGGCGTAACAGGAACGATGTATTTTTATCATCTTCATATCGATTTTTTATGGGTTGATGAATCCGTTCGTCATGATGGTTATGGAAGTCAACTGATACATAAAATCGAAGACATTGCGAAGGAAAAAGGATGTAGACTCATATTACTAGATTCATTTAGTTTCCAAGCACCGGAATTTTATAAAAAGCACGGCTACCGAGAATATGGTGTCGTTGAAGATCATCCGAAAGGGTATAGTCAACACTTTTTAGAAAAGAGATTATAA